DNA sequence from the Paramormyrops kingsleyae isolate MSU_618 chromosome 14, PKINGS_0.4, whole genome shotgun sequence genome:
AATAATGACCAAAGCGGGCACCAGTAGGAAGCGCTGACGGGGAGCTACGCTACGCTACTGGAGAATACTGGGTATGTGCACGACGAAAGGGAAATCGGAGCTTGCGGGTTTCCATTAGAATATTAAATCTGTCGTATTCCATATGTGTTTAAGTACGTATTAAACTGTATGTAAATGATAAAATGAGTCAAAGGCAGACCGCATACGATGGGAATTATAAGAGAGCGGAGGGTGGCGGCAGTGTTGGTGGAAGCAGCATCGTCGGTGCGTCCACGCTGCAGCAGTGCATCCATCCTCCGGGTAGCCGGATGAGAGACACACGCTCCCAGCAACATATCCGTCACCACTCCGCCTCCGTCCTCAAGCAGACGTCGCATTCCGAGCCTGCAGACTTAGTTAAACGGGCTCTTGATTTCAAGACGCAGGGGACGCAGTGCTACAAGGATAAAAAATACAGAGAGGCGATCGGCAAGTACCATCGGGCGCTGCTTGAGATGAAGGGGTTATGTAGGATGCTGGGGGATTCCGATGTTAGTTCCAGGTCTCCCTCATCTGCGCTGAAAACTATGAGCCACTCCGCCTTGACAGATGAAGAAAGGGGCGCAGTAGAGAACGCCGAGCTGGAGTGTTACAACAGTCTTGCAGGTAATTGTAGTTATTGTCTGATTTTTACGAGGCACAGATGACAACATCAATAATAGTAGGCTAGTACGGGTTAAATACAGTCTTGCATGATTTAATGCAATTTTAAGCATATTGATTACATAATTAATATGGAATTGGAATATATAAAATATCGGCTGCGATTATAATAATTTCACAAAGTGTGGACATTTTGAACGATTTTTAATCttcgattttttaaaaatgcatcgTAATACAGTAATAAAGTAGGGTAGCTGTATTTTTCACGGTTAGATTACTTTTTGATCATATTTTCTATTTTTGACGAAAATGTGATTGGGGTGAGTGTTTTCTGATTCTTGCTTTGCTAATGGATGCATCGTGGCTTTATGTAAGACATCTTTTGTTGTAGCTTGCTTGTTGCAGATGGAGTTGGTGAA
Encoded proteins:
- the LOC111856247 gene encoding tetratricopeptide repeat protein 9A — protein: MSQRQTAYDGNYKRAEGGGSVGGSSIVGASTLQQCIHPPGSRMRDTRSQQHIRHHSASVLKQTSHSEPADLVKRALDFKTQGTQCYKDKKYREAIGKYHRALLEMKGLCRMLGDSDVSSRSPSSALKTMSHSALTDEERGAVENAELECYNSLAACLLQMELVNYERVKEYCLKVLCKEGENFKALYRSGVAYYHLGDFNKALHYLKESHKQQPSDTNVIRYIQLTEMKIRRSTPREKEAS